CTGTCTGTGCGTTGGCGAAAACACCGCCTCTTCCAACAAAGGTATATGTGTCCAAAAAGCCCCCTACTAATGATAGTAAGGCGCCCAGTCGCAACGATTCGGACGTTACCTGATGTAAATGGATTTTGCCTTTCATAAACACGGCATATAAGCCTCCTATACTAAACGTCGATTCTTTAAAGCTAACACGAAAATCCAGGACCATACAATTAAATTAATCACTTAAGCATGAAAATGACACAAAGAAGCCACATCAGGTCCCATACAATAGAAAGGACGCGATGCGGCTTGTTGGAGTGCTGCTTAAAGTGCCATCTGGAACTTCGAGAATATGCTTATTGCAGAGCTTGAACGAGTGCTTTACCAAACTCCTGTGCACCATCTGGGCCGTCGGCTGTAATAATATCGCTATGAGCGACGACATGCTGAGCGACATAGTCGGCTTGATGCGATTGGAGCTGATCCTTTTGCACATCCACGGGGTAGCATGTAGCCGTTCTGCCAGAGAGCAGGCCGGTTTGAGCCACAGCTACAGAGCCTGCGCAGATGCCAGCCACTAAAGTCTTTTGCTCATGAGCTTGTTTCAGCAGAGCTTGGAGATCCGCGTTATTCCACAGATGATCATTTGTTCCTGATCCGCCGATTACAGATACCACATCATACTCAGCCGGCACAGCGTCTGTAAAGACAAGATCAGCCGTCGCTTTACCGTTGTAGTCACCCATGATTTCGCCTGTTTTTGTACTGGCTAATGTTACAGTAACACCTGCTTGCTCCAGCGCTTCTTTTGGTTTAAATAATTCATCCTCATTAAAGCGCTCTGGGGGTATAATAAAAAGAGCTTTTTTACTCATACTCTATTCCTCCTTGAGTGTGTAACGTTATTTACTATTGTAGGGTGGCTTCGTCGGGCTGTGAAGAATGCACTTTCAAGTACGGAGGTTACCTGCAGGTTACTATTCATGTGGAAGATCATGATGATTTCGAAGGAGTTAATTGATATATGTCTGATACGCTGAGAGAAGAAATACGGGAGAAAATTGTAAACGGAGACTACAACTGCGAAAAGGAATTAACGCTATCTGTGCTGAGCGGGAAATGGAAGGTCGTTATTTTATGGCATCTGGGTGTCGAAGGGCCGCACCGGTTCAGTGACCTGCAAAGGTTGTTTCCGAAGCTGTCGCATAAAGTGCTGACCAACCAGCTACGGGAGTTGATGGAGGACGGTATTGTACACCGGGAAGTGTATCCCGAAGTGCCTCCAAAGGTGGAGTATTCGATGACTGAGCTGGGGATGACGATTTTACCGATTGTGGAGATGATGTATGACTGGGGGAAAAAACGGGTGCAATCCATCCGTGAGGAAATGCAACGCAGCAGTGAGGGAAATGTTTAAATCTTGGATGCGATCTTAGATGGACCTTTAACACTCCGTCATATAAAAAAATAGAACGCCTTGCACGATGAGTACGAATTGTACCTAGAGCAAAGGCGTTCTTTGGCATGTTAGCAGTCTGTGTGTGGATCATGTTAGCTAGGAAAAATAGCTGTAGCCCATATGGATCATTGCTGTTCAAGTGCTGGTAAAACCTCAATCCAGCGTGTAGCCCAAGTACCAATATGGTCAAATAAAGGAGCTAAATCGCGTCCCTTATCCGTAAGGGAGTATTCAATCCGCACAGGCTTTTCAGGATAAACCATACGTTGAATGATTCCTTCTTCCTCCAGCTCTTTCAAACGGTCCGAAAGGACTTTTCCACTTAAGTTAGGAATTGAATTCTCAATAGCGACGAAACGTTGCGGACCATTCGTTAGTTGAAATACGATCAACACCGTCCAACGCTTGCTCAGTAGCTCCATAGCCTTTTCAAACCGTGGGCACATCTGCGGAATATTCATGTGATCACCTCATGCTCCTATTATTAACGATTCACTGTTAAAAGTAAATGATTTTACTTTACATAAATTTATTACTTGACGAAATCGAATGATATAAATATACTTTGTTACATAAAGTAACTTGTTAGCTTTGATACGGAGTTTAAGATGTAAATGCTTAAAATTTGAACTTAATTTGATATGATTAATGATGTAATTAAATGAACAGATACGGACGAATCGTTGAGGTTATGGTTTGGGTGCAGGGGGAAGTCGGATGAAGCTAGAATGTGAAGTGTGCGTAGTTGGAGGGGGACCCGCAGGGACTTTGTTATCCTGTCTACTGGCGGAGCAGGGTGTTTCAACGATATTGGTTGAGCGGCAGAGCGTGCCCGGAAAGGCTTTCCGCGGTGAAATTTTAAACGATGAGGGTCAGGAAGTGATCCGCAAACATAAACTGCTCGAACAAATTCATGAGGATCATATTCTCGCCTCCACAAGAATCGAATATTGGCAGCATCAGCAGCAGGTCAAGACGGTTGAGCCAGCTTCAATCCATGGTAATGTAGGGGTGCATATTCCACAACCTCGATTTTTGGATGCTCTGCTCAAGCAGGCGTCCACCTACGAGTCTTTCCGTTACCTGGCAGGTACAACTGTGACTGCGTTGGAGGGTGACAGCGAGCAGGGGTACACGGGCTTGACCGCCCGCGATAAGAACGGTCATGAGATTACAATTCATAGTTCTTTGATTGTGGGGGCAGACGGACGCTATTCGACTGTGCGCAAGCTGGCGCAGATGCTTGTGACTAACATTCGCCACGGCTATGATCTGCTATGGGCCAAAATCACGGCACCTACCGGGTGGGAGCCCGTCACTCGTCTAGCCCTGGTCAACGGAGGTCAGTTGGCTTTATTCTCGCAGGCTGAGGGCTATATCCAAATTGGCTGGAATGTGGAGGAGGGGAGCTTTTCCACCCTGTTTAAGCAATCTTTTGAACCATTTATACAGCTGTTTACGGAGGCTTTTCCAGATTTAGAGCATAGTGTGCATGATCACATTCGTTCATGGAAGGACTTCGTACCGTTGGATATTTTCAGCAGCCGTAGTGACACATGGGCACAGAATGGACTGGTCCTGATTGGAGATGCGGCGCATACCATGACACCTACGGGAGCTTTTGGTTTGAACGCTGCTTTGAAGGATGCCGATGTGCTGGCCAGTGAGCTTCTTCGTTTACGCCAGCAGGTATATACCGCAGAAGACCTGAAGGCTTTCGAAGATGGACGACGGCAGGCTGTCACCGAGCTTCAGGAGCGTCAACTAATCTTGGAGTCCACGTTTCATGAACATTTCTTACACATAGTTAAATGATATAAAACCCCGACAACAACGATTAGCCTGAGAAATGTGAGGCATTTCATATATAGAGTTTATATAAAGGATGGTGCAGAGAGATGAATATTAAAGATGTAGCTACGCTACTTAACGATAAAATTCAAACTGTTCGTGGAGAGCAATCCTCGACAATTTTGGTAGGACCGATCAAGCTGCCAGTTAATTTAGAAGGGGAAACGGTTGTTTTTCAATGGTATTGCTGGCTACCTGTACGGGACGAGGAAGATCGCCAGAACTTACTGAATGCCAATGCTGAGACGATCGTGAAGCGATTGTCCACACTGAACTTGGCGGAGGGACAACAATCAAGTGTATTGGTGTACGGGGATCTCCAACAGTCCGAAAATGCATTAGTTCGCATGCATAGTATTTGTCATACTGGAGATATTTTTGGTAGCAAGCGTTGTGATTGCGGATTTCAACTCCATCAGTCGATGAAAATGATTGTGGAACATGGAACAGGTGCATTGTTCTATCTGGCAAATCATGAAGGTCGCGGAATCGGTTTGTTTAGTAAAGCCATGGCTTATATTCTACAAGAAGAAGGCATGGATACCGTCGAAGCCAACCATCAGTTGGGTTTTGAAGATGATACACGCAATTATGCGGATGCCATTAGTGTGCTTCAACATCTGAGACAAAAACCAGTAACTCTGATTACAAATAACCCTAAAAAGCTGGATGCCTTGAAGAAGTCGGGTATGAATGTGGCGGGACGTATGCCGCTCTGGGGCGATGTGTCACAATATAATGAACGGTACTTGAATACAAAAGTAGAACGATCCGGCCATTTGCGGGATTCCGATCTCAGGGAGGTTCTATGAACACTCACGAAAAATATATGCGCCTGGCACTGGAAAATGCCAGAAGTGCCAAAGGGCAAACAGAACCGAATCCGCTCGTCGGATCAGTCATTGTTAACAATGGCCGTATCGTTGGGATCGGCGCTCATTTGAAGCCTGGTGAGCCCCATGCCGAGATTCATGCCTTGCGTATGGCGGGGGAACACGCTCAGGGAGCGACGATCTACGTAACGCTGGAGCCGTGTTCTCATCACGGCCGGACAGGCCCGTGCGCGGAAGCGATTGTGAAGGCAGGCATTCGCCGGGTGGTGATTGCAGCACTGGACCCGAACCCGCTGGTTTCCGGCAGAGGGGTACAGATTTTGAAAGATGCGGGCATTGAGGTCATTGTCGGCGTATGTGAGCAGGAATCGATCCGCATGAATGAAGTGTTCAATCAATATATCGTGAGCAAGCGACCTTTTATTACAATCAAATCGGCAGTAACGCTGGACGGTAAAATTGCAACTCGAACCTCTGAAAGCAAGTGGATCACATCTGAGGCTGCACGGGAGGATGTGCATCGTCTTCGTCACGAGCATGTAGGCATCCTGGTCGGTGTACAGACCGTGATTCATGATAATCCTCAGCTTACGACTCGTCTACCAGAAGGACGGAATCCGATTCGTATCATTCTGGATAGTAAGCTTCGTATTCCATTGGATGCTCGTGTCATTACAGATGGAGAGGCGCCGACCTGGATATTCACAGGGCGGGCTTATGATGAAGGCAAGCGAAGCCAGCTGGA
This window of the Paenibacillus polymyxa genome carries:
- a CDS encoding DJ-1/PfpI family protein; protein product: MSKKALFIIPPERFNEDELFKPKEALEQAGVTVTLASTKTGEIMGDYNGKATADLVFTDAVPAEYDVVSVIGGSGTNDHLWNNADLQALLKQAHEQKTLVAGICAGSVAVAQTGLLSGRTATCYPVDVQKDQLQSHQADYVAQHVVAHSDIITADGPDGAQEFGKALVQALQ
- a CDS encoding winged helix-turn-helix transcriptional regulator, with product MSDTLREEIREKIVNGDYNCEKELTLSVLSGKWKVVILWHLGVEGPHRFSDLQRLFPKLSHKVLTNQLRELMEDGIVHREVYPEVPPKVEYSMTELGMTILPIVEMMYDWGKKRVQSIREEMQRSSEGNV
- a CDS encoding winged helix-turn-helix transcriptional regulator, with amino-acid sequence MNIPQMCPRFEKAMELLSKRWTVLIVFQLTNGPQRFVAIENSIPNLSGKVLSDRLKELEEEGIIQRMVYPEKPVRIEYSLTDKGRDLAPLFDHIGTWATRWIEVLPALEQQ
- a CDS encoding FAD-dependent monooxygenase — translated: MKLECEVCVVGGGPAGTLLSCLLAEQGVSTILVERQSVPGKAFRGEILNDEGQEVIRKHKLLEQIHEDHILASTRIEYWQHQQQVKTVEPASIHGNVGVHIPQPRFLDALLKQASTYESFRYLAGTTVTALEGDSEQGYTGLTARDKNGHEITIHSSLIVGADGRYSTVRKLAQMLVTNIRHGYDLLWAKITAPTGWEPVTRLALVNGGQLALFSQAEGYIQIGWNVEEGSFSTLFKQSFEPFIQLFTEAFPDLEHSVHDHIRSWKDFVPLDIFSSRSDTWAQNGLVLIGDAAHTMTPTGAFGLNAALKDADVLASELLRLRQQVYTAEDLKAFEDGRRQAVTELQERQLILESTFHEHFLHIVK
- a CDS encoding GTP cyclohydrolase II translates to MNIKDVATLLNDKIQTVRGEQSSTILVGPIKLPVNLEGETVVFQWYCWLPVRDEEDRQNLLNANAETIVKRLSTLNLAEGQQSSVLVYGDLQQSENALVRMHSICHTGDIFGSKRCDCGFQLHQSMKMIVEHGTGALFYLANHEGRGIGLFSKAMAYILQEEGMDTVEANHQLGFEDDTRNYADAISVLQHLRQKPVTLITNNPKKLDALKKSGMNVAGRMPLWGDVSQYNERYLNTKVERSGHLRDSDLREVL
- the ribD gene encoding bifunctional diaminohydroxyphosphoribosylaminopyrimidine deaminase/5-amino-6-(5-phosphoribosylamino)uracil reductase RibD; translated protein: MNTHEKYMRLALENARSAKGQTEPNPLVGSVIVNNGRIVGIGAHLKPGEPHAEIHALRMAGEHAQGATIYVTLEPCSHHGRTGPCAEAIVKAGIRRVVIAALDPNPLVSGRGVQILKDAGIEVIVGVCEQESIRMNEVFNQYIVSKRPFITIKSAVTLDGKIATRTSESKWITSEAAREDVHRLRHEHVGILVGVQTVIHDNPQLTTRLPEGRNPIRIILDSKLRIPLDARVITDGEAPTWIFTGRAYDEGKRSQLEQLGIKVYPTQDENSERVNFPQMLDILGAEEVSSVFVEGGAEVNASFVQQGLADKLVLYMAPKLVGGRAAPGFLGGEGVSAMSDAVALQDLSVTQVGVDWKIEGYFGRGK